The nucleotide sequence ACCGTGCTCGCATGGCTCATCTGGGGAATGGTCGCCATGATCATAATCTTCTTTATTTTCCGAATTGCCATGTTGTATATTGGTTTGCTGAATAATGCCTCGAATCTCTAGACCGCCAGGCGCTCGAATCGCGTTCTCGGGCTACTCGTTTGTCTGCCTCGCGCTTTCAATTCGCTGCTCAACCCAAGACGCAGATTGACCATTTACGGACATTTGCCGTAAATTGGGCGGTCGAGAGAATAGAGAGAGGACGCGCGAGCACGTGTGACCTGGCTAATGCCTGCTTTTGTCCTGGTCGAATCAAACTGATGGAGCGATGTGATGCCGCACGATTTTCAAGGGGGTGAAGGCGCCGGTACCGAGACCATGCGAGGCCGCGCCTGGCCCTGCCTGCGCCAGTTTTGCATTTTCCTTGAGAATCGCGTCGGCCGCTTGAATGATGTCATGCGTCAGCTTGAGTCCCTCGACACCCGTGTCATGGCCCTCAGCATCGTCGATTCAGTCGACTTCGCCATGATTCGCCTGATGTTCGATAATGCCGATCGGGCTCGGGAAAAACTGGAGCTTTCTGGCTTTTTGTTCAGTGAGAGCGATGTCGTCGGTGTCGAGCTGCCTGAAGGGGACAAACCGTTTCACGCGGTCTGTTCTGCTCTCGTCAAAGCCGAAGTGAACATCCACCACGCCTATCCACTGCTGTACCGTCGGCACGGTCGCGGGGCAGTCGCCATGTTCGTCGACGATGTCGACCAGGCGGTGCATATTCTTCAGGACGCTGGCCACCGAATCGTCACAGAAAGCGATTTGCATGACGACGATGAATACCTGTAACGGCGGCGTGGAAAAAATTCATCACCTGACTGTCCGGTAGCGAAAGTTCTGGCCCGGCCGTCCAATTCGCCGATTTCATCGATCTGGCCGCGGAACCGGTTGGTACTGAATCTGCGGCCCGAAATCCGTCGCTTCAACCGGCCGAACCCCTCTATCCTTCTCGGTTGAAGCCCCGTGCTCCGGCCAACCGGCTCATACCTCGAATCGATAACGAGGTCTACGTCAACTCTAACGTCCACACGGGTCGTTCCGCACACAGTCCGCATGATGCCGTTTGACATCACATTTTCTCGGCTTATATTCAATTTCGACGACGCGGATGACGACGGCTGGCCACCCCAGCCCTCGACGTGCCACAGGGATTGAGGGCCGCATGTCCGCCGTTCACACCTCGAGGGGGGGTGTGAAAGACCGGCGATGAGAACTCCACTGCCTATTCCTGACAGAAGGGCGATGTTCGATCATGCGACTCTGTAATTACCTGAAAACAACAATATTTTTGTACACTGCGGGATCCGTCTTCGGTCTTGTCCACGCAGCAGACCAGGTCGCCGAAGGACGCTTCACCCGAACCCGAGCCGTCTCAACGGAAGATGGTCTGACGAGTGCAGTGGAGGAAGGCCTTGAACTTCGCTCGTCACGCCGCTGGGCCGAAGCGATTGAGTTCTATGAGAAATCGCTGAAGACCTGGCCGAACAGCGAACAGCTGAAGCAAGGTCTGCGTCAGTCGAAGGTCCATTTCTCGGTCGAACGACGCTACGCCGACAAATCCTTCCTCAATAACATGCTTCCCATGTCCCGGGTCGAAGCCCTGGTCTATCTGGATGACGTTCTCGATAAAGTCAGACAGTATTATGTCGACTCCATCAGTGCGACAGACTTCATCGCACACGGAACCGAAAGTCTCTACTTCGCGCTGAATAACGAGAAATTCCTCCAGAAAAACATTCCGTACGGCGAACAGGAAAGTATTTCCCAGTTCCGCCGCATGCTGCGGGATCAGTACTGGAACAAGAAGGTCAACGGTGCGGAAGGAGCACGACGGACGGTCATTGAACTGTCGGACTATGCACAGCGTGACCTCAAACTGTCTGCCAGCGCGATCGTCATGGAGTTCGTCTTCGGCGGATGCAATTCGCTGGACGATTACAGCAGCTACCTGACGCCCGGTAAGCTCGACGACCTCTACAACAATATCGATGGACAGTTCGTCGGAATCGGCATCGAGATGAAAGCAGAGAGCGGCAAAGGACTGTTGCTCGTCAATGTGCTGGCGGAAAGCCCCGCTGCGGAAGGAGGAGCGCAGATCGGTGATTACATCGTCGAGATCGATGGACGTGACTGCCGCAAGTTAAGCACCGAAGAAGCCGCGACAATGCTCCAGGGCCAGCCCAATAGTCGAGTCCGCTTGACGCTGGCGGATAGTACCACTCAGGAAGAACGAGTCGCGACCCTGACTCGCCGCTCTGTGAAAGTGCGAAGTATTCCTGTCGTTAAGATCATCGATAGTGCCAATCGAATCGGCTACATCCGGATGACGGGATTCCAGAAGAACACGGCTGAAGAACTCGACGCCGCACTGACCAAACTGCGACGTGAAGGGATGGAAGCACTGATCTGGGATGTCCGTGGAAATCCTGGGGGACTTCTGACTGCCGCCGTCGAAGTTCTCGACCGATTCATGGGGAATGGCGTGATTGTCTCAACGCGTGGACGAGTCCAGGATCAGAACACGACCTACTCGGCCCATTCAGATGCGACTGACTGGACGGGCCCTCTGGTCCTGCTGGTCGATGGCGATAGTGCCAGTGCCAGTGAAATCGTCGCAGGAGCCGTGAACGACCATCGTCGTGGCACCATCGTCGGACGGAAAACCTATGGGAAATGGTCGGTTCAAAGCATTCTTCCCGGTCACGCTGATACCGGTTTTCGTCTGACAACGGCCAAGTTCTATTCGCCCAACGGCAGCACCTACGGTAAGATCGGAATTCAACCACACGTTCAAGTGACTGACGACTCTGATCGTCTTGCTCAACGCAGTCGAACCCGTGGTCAAATCGAAGATGATCGAGACGTCGAAGCAGGGCTGGAAACACTGCGTAAACAACTGGCGAAACGATGAACGATGGAGTGGCGGACTGGCTGATTACCACGGGGCGCGGGAACCGACCGACGCTCCGTTGGTCGTTTTCTGTCGATGCCCCCCTGACAGACATCCGTTTCTCACGAGAATCGGGCGAAGTCCTCGCCGCCGATGTCTCTGGCGGAATTTATCTTCTGGATCGCCGAGGTCAGGTCCGGGCCCTGACTCGCACTCGCCACTCCGTACAGCGACTTGCCTGGGCTGATACCGGGGTCGCCGGGGCAGCCGTTCTCGATGATCATCTGGTCGGCTGGTTCAATCGAAATCTGCAGTTTCAGTGGACACGAGATCTCTCGGATCAAATTCTGGCCATTTCCGTCGATCCGTATGGTTCCCACGTCGCTCTGGGTCAGGCCGACGGCGTCAACCTGATCTATTCTCAGGAAAATAAGAAGTTCAGCCGGTTCGAAACCGTACGGCCACTGCGCCACATGCAGTTTCTTTCCGGCACGACCGATCTTCTGGTCGCCTCGGAGTATGGACTGACCGGCCGCTATAAGATGAACGGGACACCCGTCTGGACCAGCAAGTTGTGGTCAACGGTGGGGGATGTGGCGGCGACCGGTGACGGACGGTCCTTTTTCCTCGCCAGCTACGCACAAGGGATCCAGGCCTTCGACGGGCAGAACGGCAACACCCGCGGGACCTTTATCTGCGACGGGACCGTGGGACTCGTCACCTGCGGTTTCGCCAAGCGGAAGATCGTCGCCTACACGATGGAACGAACCCTGTTCAGCGTGGACGATGCCGGCAATCCCGAATGGAATGTCACGGTCCCTGACGACATCCAGAAAATCATCCTCTCGCCCCTGTGCGACTTCATCATCTGCGGCTTCGCCTCTGGCCGGATCATGCGGTTCGACATGTCGAACTGATATCGAGACATGCGAGCGTAAGACCGTCGGTTGTTGAATCGCATTCGATCGGCTCAACAGCGAACAGGCCGGCTTGAACTCTGTTCCGCTCGCGCGGGAGCACGATGCAGAAACGGACAAGACTTCTTACCCCAGCCGCTCCCGCTGACGACTCCATTCTGACGGAATGGCATTCTTTCCATTCGCCAGCGCAACAATTCCTCCAATAATCGCGCAGTTGGTATCGATATCACCGTGGACTCGAATGGCGGTCCAAAGTGCCTCGGAATAACTATCCAGGTGCGCAGCCGCGACCCACAGGCAAAAGGGAACCGTATCTGCCGAAGAGACTTCGGAGCCATTGCCAAGTCGATTTGCCACATCAAATTCCCACTCAGTCAGCGGAATTGTCAGAGCTTGTTCAATCCCGGTCCGAGTGGGCCCCGAAGGCGTTAACTCGTGAGCGAGTTTCAGCAGGTCGCTGGCAGGGAATTTCTGTTGAAACTGGCTCCGGTTCCAGGCCCAGGCGGCAGCCACCGCCACGGCAATCGCCCCGGCCATTCCGTCTGGATGAGCATGCGTCACCTCGGCCGAAAGTGCGGCCTGCTCGACAACGCACGAGAGATCATCCGCAAAATAGGCGCCGACGGGTGCCGCGCGCATCGCCGCTCCGTTCCCAAATGAACCGGTTCCCCCAAATAACTCCCGCGACTCGACTTCCCAGTCCGCGCCGCGGTGAATGTTCCGCAGCAAGTCGTGCTGGGCGGGACCGTATCCTCGATCAGGATCCAGGGTGTAGCGTCGACCGAACACGCTGGCTAACTCGTGCTGATCAATCCGTCCATGTTGATCCAGGACTTCGATGATTCCCAGGGCCATCGCGGTGTCATCGGTCCAGCGCCATGGCCCCTCAGGCACAATCCGGTTCCGCAGACACATGTCCCGAACCCACGGCGACAAGAAACGCTCTCCCAGCGCATCGCCGACCGACAACCCCTCCAGCGCCAATCGGGCCCGCATCAGTCGCAGTTCAATCAAATCCATTCCCATTCCGTCGGACCCCGCTGATTCAGACAGAACAGTGCCAAGCACCGAGATCTATGAGCAATCAAAGGTCAAAGCATACCTTCGTCCAGCGACTTTACCGCCCGAGATCGAGTTTGCCAGAATCGGACAATCCCCTGTTATCCTGGTCGTCTCGTATCACCCGGCCTGAGACAACGCTCGCATCTTCCATCCGACAACCGTAAATGAATGTGTTTCTGCCAGCAACCAGATCTGATATACCCCGATGACCCTGCCTGAACCACCAGTTGCGGCAGCAATCGTTTGTGGAGCCGTTCCAATACTCCATATTTTTGTTCAACTTGAAGATTGACTCTCAAGCAGACGTCGCCAATGCGCGGGAACGAAGAGATGCGATTTTTTAATGAGAAAATACTGAATGCTTTGTATTTAAGTGCAGTCTTAATCGTTATCTACTTCGGTGTAAGGTGGAAGTTGCACGACTTATATGCGCTCGACGATGGATATGCAGTGTGGCTCGCGGCCAATTTAGTCAAGTATTATATGAGAGAGCATGATGGCGAATGGCCTCGTTCCTGGGAAGATCTCCGCGACTTGTACAGCATCCACGGAGGGGGGGACGGCGAATGGACTTTCGAAAAGTATCAAAGTCGCGTATTCATCGACTTTACGGCTGACCCAATTAAACTCAGAGAATTGTCGCTGCAGCCGGGAGAAGTGAAATTTAATGTTATTCGAGCGAGATGGACTGGCGGTGAAATTGGTGAGGGTCCCAATGTGATTATTCGTGATCACCTTCGTTATAAATAAGTATACAACGAGTAGACGAACTGAATCGATACGCTCTGCGCGATGATAAGCGAATAGCATACTTCCAAGTGAGAGATCCACGTTACTGTTTGGCCTTTCAGCAAATGGATCATGATCCAATAACGAGTACGTCGTTCCGCATCACACACCACTTGAGCTGTTGACGGATCCTGTACTTGGCGCATGGTCTCCAGTGAGAAAAGGCCATCCAGCGGCAACTCCTTCTTATCTTCGCTTCGACCCGGAAAAAGATTGCGAGTCAAAGTTGAAATGAGCGAGGAACCAACGGAACCGGCACCGGGGTCCAGGGCCAGCCATCTTTCTTAAGCTGAGAGAACAGACGGTGATTGAACTTTTCCAGGAAGGTCTGCACAGTGGGGACGCGGCCCCTTTCGCATATTAACGACGCACGCCTTTTTTGGAATGACGTTCAGACGAAGAACCGTGGAGTTCAGGTAACGTCAGAAAGCGAGGCTGCCATTCGCTTGGCGATGTCGCGGGAGTCGTCGCCTGGCTGCGATTCCAAAGCGCGAATCACCCGACGGCGACGCTCTTCAGGATGGTTCTGATTGAGTTTTGCTTTGCCCTCTAAGCGGCTCAAGTTGATTTGAAAGCCTACGATTGACTTCAGCATCTTCTCCATTTCTGGGTCATTGATATCGTAGGACCACGGTTTCGGCATTCGTTCCTCATAGACCGTAACGGTCCGAGTGAGAATGTCATGGAGACGATCGCGGTCCTCTATCAGCTGCAACGAACCGTATCCGTGCACCGTCACATAGTTCCAAGTCGGGACAGTTCCTGGAGTCTCGTACCAGGTCGGTGAGATGTAGGCATGGGGACCTGGAAAGATCACCAGAACCTCACCCTCCGTTTCCCGCCACTGCGGATTCGCCCTTGCCATGTGACCGAGTAAGACACCGTGGGAATTTTCCCCTGCGTCAAAAAGCAGTGGAAGATGTGTTGCAGTCATTCCACTTTTGCCATGCGTGACCAGCATGGCGAAGCTGTGTTTCCGTATGATGGCGTGAAGCTCCGAAGTATCGGAGATTCTGAACGAGTTAGGGGTATACATATCGAAGCTCCTCAGTGGTATGCCGCAGACTGGCTGAAGTGGTGACGGCGATCGGCCCCATGGCCGTGATTGCTCAGAGGGAGTCGTCGTTCATGGCGCCTCCTGGAAAGGTCTTCTTCCGACAACTCCCTGGTCGCAGACGCCGTTTTTCCTCTGCGCTTCAGTCTGCTTTTCACTGCGCATTACGCAGCCGAAACTGAGTCATATCATTTTTTGCGCTTCGAACAAGAACGATCTCGGGTTTTGATGATCACTGCCGACAGAACCGTTGACGGTAGTCGCTGGGAGCGACTTTCATCACCCGCTGGAACGATCGTCTCATCGAATCTGCGCTGCCAAATCCGCACTGCTTTGCGATGACCTCTAACGGCTGATCTGTCTCTTCTAGTCGCGGCAAGTAAACTCCCGTCAAGTAGTCCACTTCACGACAAACCGCTCAGGTCGCTCCGTTCGAAAGCTGAGGAGCGACCGCGAGTTGGCAAATGGCAAGCGTCTCCAGATAACCACCGCTCTCCAGAACGTCGTTCGTTGATTCCATCTTCGGGCGACGTTTTAAGTGGCGCGGAGATTCGGAGGGATAACGTCCAAAACGGGTCCTCACCTCCCTCGGAATCGGAATCGGAATCGCCGCTGTATCGCCCGAGTGAGAGCGTGGCCTCCACGAGCAAGATTCACTGCGCAGTGGGGACCTCGACGAGGCCCTCAGCTCTGGAATTCTTGCCGATGTGACCGGCGAGCCGTCATGGATGGACTGACGGAAAACTTCTCGTCATGGCCCGTTCGGCGGGGCAGGCTGAAACGGAAATGGACAACAAAGGCTGGCGGACAGTCTGCTCGAAGGGACCGTGAACCGACGCTCGCTACCTGGAGTGGCCAAGGGCTTTAACGGTTCCGCTGGTGACGGCGGCTTTAATGAATCCACCCAAGGCCGCGAGGAATTCGGGAACGCTGACCGTGACATTGACCGAGTCGTCGAGGATTTGGAATTCGGCCGAGAACTTCTGGCCCAGGCCAGTCGCTTGCAGATGAAATTGGTCCCCCTCCCATCGCTTCTCAAGGGACATCATCCCCAGCACACCGCCACCGTCGAGGTGCTGCATCGCCCCGAATCCCTCCTGAATCCGGCGCCTGGCTTCCGCCTTGCCCAATTTGTGCGGCACGTTCACGACAATTGGCTGGCTCATGAATCGGCACCTGATGAAATCGAGTGAGTGGACGTCGTTGTGCAGTACGCACGGCAGCGGGATTATTCGGGTCTGTCACACGGAAGGCCAGACTCGCTCGTCAATTTGCACAGCCTTTGACGCAGAAAAGTAAAATCTGCACGCTTGAAGCGCGAGTCCACCAACTGGGGGTAGTGCTTCAACGAGTTATTCCTGGAGCGTGACATCCTAAAAAAGGCGTTGGCAACACAATATACTGCGTCCCCGTCGATCAACCGATTCACCCCCTTGAAGAAAGGACTTCGTTCACTGCCGAAGGCCTCAGCCCCATTCGCAAGCTCGTCGAACCTCCTTTGGATACTTCGAAGCGTTTTACAACCGTGTCAAAAGGGATTCGACAAGCGGCTATCTCTCACCCGTCAGGTTTGAGTAGCCCATCTTATCCTAACTTTGCGCCGGCATTTAATGGGAAGCCCATGGGAACAGAGTCGTCAACGATCTGCGAATTTCACAAAGTAAATCCATGAAGAACAATCTATTGACCGCTCTTCACCGCTGGGCATCTCGCCAGGACGAAAATTTCATCACGGATTAAGATGGTTCAGTCGTCCAGAGCAGAAAATGATTTATGGAGTGAATGAATACATCAATTTCAAAGTCTCTCAACTGCGGGAGTCAAATGAACGCGGCCATTGATGAGATGCTCCTTGCAGTGAGATCAAGGCTCCCCAAGTCAATCATTGGTTGTCGTTGAGATTTCTCAAATCTTTGTAGATGTGCTGAGCGGTGAACCCCTTGTATGTGGAGACATGCGGGCACTTTATCCAACCGAGTTTCAGGAATGCACGCTGGGCATAATTGTTATGTAGTGATTGCGCTGCAATGATGACTGAACAGCTAGAGGAGCACGCTATGTACTCCATGTACGTTTGCATCTTTGTAAAGACGCCTTCTCCACGACTGGACTGTGAAACGACCACCCGGTCCACACGAGCGACGGATTGGCGAAGTTCAGACTCGGCTATTCCCACAAAAGAAGCCAGGAGTTTGAAATCGTAGGCTTCATGGGCAATGAAAGGCCAATCGGAGAGGCGGGTCAACCGCATGGTTCCAACCACCTCGCCGTTGGAGTCGAGTCCGACCACGATCCGTGATTGGGGACCATCGTCCTGGTCAACCCAAATCTGTCGTTCATGGTCGGCATACCGAGCATCTCCACCTTCGCGATAAAAGACTTCATATCGAATCTGAAGAGCTTTGTGCCTTAGTTCGTCTGTCGTGGCTTCAATGGCTGTAAACATAAAAGTTCACTTCTCGATGGATGAGACTGACAGCCCAACGCCATCCAAATACGGCCCCAGCAACTCTCTCGCCTTCGGGAGTGCTGCCACTGGCCTACCAAGACAAGCATCATCGAATGCAGTCCTCGGACACCAATCTCCGGTCACTCCGTCACGGACCGCGGCATCGATGGCCATGCGGAAACTGATCAGCTGTTCGACTGCTTCAACAGTCGGTTGTGAGCAGGCACTGCGAAACTCCAATCGCTCCGCGTTGCGAATGGCCACGAAGCTGTAGTCTCTCAAAAAGCATTGAGAGCGGTACAGCTCGTACTCCGCCAAGTCGCAGGGGAGCGGATCGGGAATTCCGAGCAAAGGGTACGGCTGGTGGAAGTTGGCTTCCCAGGCCAAAGGCCGAACACAATGGGCCTTCACCGATTGGAACTGTGGGCTGGTGGAGAACCAGAGCGGGACCAGGAACTCGAAAGAGTAGTACCCCGCCAAGAGATTAATGGCTTCCTGCTCTCTAACGCCCAAGCTGATGTGAGTTGCCGCGAAACACGCCGGAAAAGCGGAATGAAACAAAGGTGTGTTCAAAGGTTCACGGTGAACAAGTTTGTACAGGCGCTCCCCCTCCGGATCGGTTTCCTTGGGACGCCAATGGACCTCCCGGACCGGCATCGGCAAGGCTCCGCCCAGTCGCAATTGCAGCCCCAGTCCCCGCAACTGTTCTGTGACCAAGCCCCATGTCTCGCAGTAGTCGCGACGGAAGTCGGTGAGAGAGCGATACGGTGGGAGTGCTACCTCGACAATGTGGGTGCAGGAGTCGTTTGTGACGACCAGCAATCCTTGGGTGACCATGCGAGCCACCGACAGCACCCGCCCGTGATTGTTCACCGCATGGATCTGAAAGCCGCTCCCACACAGCCCAGCCCACAGCCGATCGATCTCCTCATGCGACGGAGCTGTGCCATTGTCGTGAAGGACGAATTGCTCCTGCTCGACGCCAAACTGCCGGGCTGTTGAGTCAAAGGTACTGTGAGACAAGTTCACGGAAGTGCTGCTTCCCAATCCAGTAGTTGATCATCAGGCTGATCGACAGGTTTTCTACGTAATGCCCCCATCCGGCAGGGAGATAGAGAATCTCCCCTGGCTCGACCGTCACTTCCAGAAACTGAGGACGGCCTTCGATTCTCGGGGTGGAGTTCGTTCCGAACTCCAAGATGGCATTCCGGTCAAGAGAACTAGTCGCGAAATCCACTTCGTCATCCATCGACGAACGGGTCATTCGGAGAAGTGCGATGTCTCGCACCGGAAACAGAATCCAACGTTTTCGTCCAACAATCTGCATTGCGAAGTTGGGAGTCGAATCCTTATGCAGTGGAGTCACAGACCCTTTCGGCCCCAACCAGAACGCGGGTGGCTCGAAATAGCTGCGATCCACACAATCGGGAGGAGTCGCTCCGAAGGCTTCGGCGAAGCGAAATGAGAGAGCCACGTTACCCGCATAGCGGGCTGGCCGATTCTGACTGGTAGATTGACCGAGCTCGTCGAGATACTCCACCAGTGAGACGCTCTCTTTCTGGCGAGCAGTGATGTACTCCCCTGGAGACGCATACGCCGCCTGACGCACATGAACGATTGCATCCGCTGCACCAGTCGCGAGAGTCGTGGACGCCTCTTCCCAGAGAACTGCCTTCATGGTTGGCGTCGAATATACCACCGGAAGCCCTGCAGGAAGAAGCTCTGTCAGGAACTCCTCCCGCGTCGGGGCTGTTGCCAATCGATCGACGACCGTAACTCGGGGTTGGTCGTGATAGATCTCAAACAACCGCGAGAACAATGTCGTTGAAATGTCGGGCGGACGTTCCATGGTCATATTTCTCGGTCGGAAAGACCATCAGACGAAGCCAGTACGGGTTACTTTGAATCAACAGTGTTTGGGACGAAAAGAGCGACTCGAATCGTCACAATTCTCCATTTGTTCGATTCCTTCACGACCACGACGACCGAAGTCCCAGATCGGTCTCGTAGAAGCTTACCGCCTGCTGCAACCAGCCAGGAGAGTGACAATTCCGCGTCGACTACGGCGACGTCCTCATGGATGAAGCGAATTTTCTTGATCTATTGGGTCGATCGGCTGTTCTTGCACTTGGCCGATGCGAAAATCTTCTTGTAGGTCTCCTCGATCGCCTTCCGCCCAGTCGTCAAGGATCCCGATGAATCGATGTAGTCCGCATCCCCCCCCGAAAGGAGCAATCAGTCCAGCAACATCTTGTTTTTCCCAAGCAGTTTCGCGGTCACTTAGAAGAAGTCTTCAAATTGCCTGAACCGTAAAAAATCGCTACGAATCCGCATCCATCGATTTTCAGGTCAAGGAAGACGTAACCGCAGCGATCATGAGGGATTATCCCAGCAGCCTCACAGATTATCAATAGAAGGTGATTGAAAAACTGTTACTCAAGCGGGCCAAAGAGATGTACCTAGTGTACCTAGGGTGAAGGCATGGCTCGGTTAGCGCGTGCAGAGGTCTTTTCGCCGGATGAAGTGGCGGTTGTGCATGTGATCAACCGGGTTGTCCGGCGGTGCTTTCTATTGGGAACTGATTCCCTGACCGGCAAGAACTATGACCACCGGAAAGGGTGGATTGAAGATATACTGAAACGCTATGCCGCCTGCTTTGGGATCGATCTGCTGGGCTTTGCGATTCTCTCGAAACACTTTCATCTGATCCTGCGGTCTCGTCCGGATGTAGTGGCGACGTGGGATAATGCGGAAGTCGCTCGACGGTGGTTGCTCCTTTGTCCGATCCCGAAGGATGATCACGGAAACCCCTTGGATCCGAATCAGGCCGAATTGGATTTCATCCAGAACGATCCTCGCAAACTGGAAACTATCCGCTCGCGGTTGTCCGATATCGGCTGGTAGATGCGGCTGCTGTGTCAGACTGTGGCGATGCGCGCCAACCACGAGGACAAGGAGATCGGCCGATTTTGGCAAAGCCGATTTCGGGCGGTCCGTCTTCTTGATGAAGCGGCCCTCGTCGCTTGTGCTGCCTATGTCGAATTGAATCCGATTCGTGCGGCGATGGCGGATCGACTGGGGACCTGAACACCAGCACCTCGCTGTCACTGGTCAGAATGTTCGGCAAGCTGTACTACAACGTCGCCGGTCGCCCACAGACGATCGAGCTGACGCGCAGTCGCATCGGCCAGCACCGACACTACATCATCAGAGAAACCCGCGAGGTCTTCTCCTGACCTAGACGCAGTTTTCGCAGGACACGCTCACGGAAGAGGTTATGTGGCGGCGCCGATCCGGGCTGGCGGATGAGCCGCAGGAGCCTCTTTTCAGAACAAATTCCCCCCAGCCCATGCCCGCAGGGTGACAACCCACCTCGTTTTACCTTGAAGGGAATCTATTGCATCCGGGGAGACCGGAAATCGCAATAAAAAACTCCCCGGCTTTTGCACAAAGTCTGCTGCTTACAGCGCACATGCAGTGTCCCTGTGGCCCCAGATAACCGGGAGCTTCGTGGCGGACGAGCCAGCGAGCAAGCCAAGCCGAAGCAGTCGACCTAGGAAAAAGAGATCCGTTGCCGATCTGGAACGGGAACTGGAGCACAAGCGGCTCGGCTGGGGTTATCTGAGAATCAGCGACGGCGTAGTCGCTAGGTTCCTCAGCCGATTGAATGCTCCGGCCAGGGAGCTTTTCCTGGTTCGGACTGCTACCCAAGGATTGACTGTTCTACTGGCTCGCTCGTCGTGTGGTCCTCACGGCCATATAAGGGCATTCACGGCTCGATTTGGTGAGAACGACAGTGATGACGGTCGGGCCGATCGATGTCCCGCCTCCCCCAACACAGTGAGGCGTGGCCAACACATCAACGATTCTATAT is from Schlesneria sp. DSM 10557 and encodes:
- a CDS encoding acetolactate synthase; protein product: MPHDFQGGEGAGTETMRGRAWPCLRQFCIFLENRVGRLNDVMRQLESLDTRVMALSIVDSVDFAMIRLMFDNADRAREKLELSGFLFSESDVVGVELPEGDKPFHAVCSALVKAEVNIHHAYPLLYRRHGRGAVAMFVDDVDQAVHILQDAGHRIVTESDLHDDDEYL
- a CDS encoding S41 family peptidase; protein product: MRLCNYLKTTIFLYTAGSVFGLVHAADQVAEGRFTRTRAVSTEDGLTSAVEEGLELRSSRRWAEAIEFYEKSLKTWPNSEQLKQGLRQSKVHFSVERRYADKSFLNNMLPMSRVEALVYLDDVLDKVRQYYVDSISATDFIAHGTESLYFALNNEKFLQKNIPYGEQESISQFRRMLRDQYWNKKVNGAEGARRTVIELSDYAQRDLKLSASAIVMEFVFGGCNSLDDYSSYLTPGKLDDLYNNIDGQFVGIGIEMKAESGKGLLLVNVLAESPAAEGGAQIGDYIVEIDGRDCRKLSTEEAATMLQGQPNSRVRLTLADSTTQEERVATLTRRSVKVRSIPVVKIIDSANRIGYIRMTGFQKNTAEELDAALTKLRREGMEALIWDVRGNPGGLLTAAVEVLDRFMGNGVIVSTRGRVQDQNTTYSAHSDATDWTGPLVLLVDGDSASASEIVAGAVNDHRRGTIVGRKTYGKWSVQSILPGHADTGFRLTTAKFYSPNGSTYGKIGIQPHVQVTDDSDRLAQRSRTRGQIEDDRDVEAGLETLRKQLAKR
- a CDS encoding ADP-ribosylglycohydrolase family protein → MDLIELRLMRARLALEGLSVGDALGERFLSPWVRDMCLRNRIVPEGPWRWTDDTAMALGIIEVLDQHGRIDQHELASVFGRRYTLDPDRGYGPAQHDLLRNIHRGADWEVESRELFGGTGSFGNGAAMRAAPVGAYFADDLSCVVEQAALSAEVTHAHPDGMAGAIAVAVAAAWAWNRSQFQQKFPASDLLKLAHELTPSGPTRTGIEQALTIPLTEWEFDVANRLGNGSEVSSADTVPFCLWVAAAHLDSYSEALWTAIRVHGDIDTNCAIIGGIVALANGKNAIPSEWSRQRERLG
- a CDS encoding FMN-binding negative transcriptional regulator — its product is MYTPNSFRISDTSELHAIIRKHSFAMLVTHGKSGMTATHLPLLFDAGENSHGVLLGHMARANPQWRETEGEVLVIFPGPHAYISPTWYETPGTVPTWNYVTVHGYGSLQLIEDRDRLHDILTRTVTVYEERMPKPWSYDINDPEMEKMLKSIVGFQINLSRLEGKAKLNQNHPEERRRRVIRALESQPGDDSRDIAKRMAASLSDVT
- a CDS encoding helix-turn-helix domain-containing protein, with product MDYLTGVYLPRLEETDQPLEVIAKQCGFGSADSMRRSFQRVMKVAPSDYRQRFCRQ
- a CDS encoding polyhydroxyalkanoic acid system family protein — its product is MSQPIVVNVPHKLGKAEARRRIQEGFGAMQHLDGGGVLGMMSLEKRWEGDQFHLQATGLGQKFSAEFQILDDSVNVTVSVPEFLAALGGFIKAAVTSGTVKALGHSR
- a CDS encoding GNAT family N-acetyltransferase codes for the protein MFTAIEATTDELRHKALQIRYEVFYREGGDARYADHERQIWVDQDDGPQSRIVVGLDSNGEVVGTMRLTRLSDWPFIAHEAYDFKLLASFVGIAESELRQSVARVDRVVVSQSSRGEGVFTKMQTYMEYIACSSSCSVIIAAQSLHNNYAQRAFLKLGWIKCPHVSTYKGFTAQHIYKDLRNLNDNQ
- a CDS encoding cupin-like domain-containing protein: MERPPDISTTLFSRLFEIYHDQPRVTVVDRLATAPTREEFLTELLPAGLPVVYSTPTMKAVLWEEASTTLATGAADAIVHVRQAAYASPGEYITARQKESVSLVEYLDELGQSTSQNRPARYAGNVALSFRFAEAFGATPPDCVDRSYFEPPAFWLGPKGSVTPLHKDSTPNFAMQIVGRKRWILFPVRDIALLRMTRSSMDDEVDFATSSLDRNAILEFGTNSTPRIEGRPQFLEVTVEPGEILYLPAGWGHYVENLSISLMINYWIGKQHFRELVSQYL